GAGTCAAAAGCGACTCGCAGCCCCAGTTTGGCCATTCCATCCTCTTTCAGGAGTTTGAGGTGTGGACACAGTGCCAAGCAAAACGCCCGGGCAATCCGCTCTGTCAACCGGTCATGTTCAGCAGAGTCACTGGCTCCTCCTTTGGGATGATCCCCCCTCTGCAGGAAGAACACctgcacacatcacacacagaaACGTAAGAAAGGAGACAGTTTCAGAAGGActtgtgttgatgttttaacCAGACAGTGACATATACTTCTGTCCAGCGGATGATCTTCCCGTTTTCTTTGTATTCTGACTTCTGGAACATCTTAGTGCTGCTGATGGACTCCATGGATTTTCCATCGATGGGGCTAATAACTCTGAGGGACACAAAGATCAGATAATAAAATGCAGTTGGCAATTTTGTTTGCGTAACTGCTTTgcaaaatattactgtaaatggaacactgtttcattgtttttctatttacagtttcatgatgtcatgattttacAGCACTGTGCTATTATtgttatggtcattttttgcattttttagttGGTCTATGTTTGAGTCTGCACACTATTATTGTTCTGTTTTAGCACAAAAGCTTCAATTTGCCATTTGAACTTCAAACAGGTGGACACCCTCACCCCTTATTCACAGTGCACTTCTCCTCCACCCACTGGATACACACAAGCTCCTGGCTGTCTGATTGGTCCAGCCGTCCACAGGTGACTGTGTAGTCTTTCATCTCCCGTAGCGACCGCCTGAGCTCTGCCATGGTTTCCACAGTGATCTGCACCATCAGCCCATCTGAGGAGAGGGGACAGCGATACAGGAGaaacacacgaacacacacacactcacatgcatcAACGTGTACACACACCTAGACAAACAGTCTGTTAAaatgtacacagacacacacatacaaagatCAACATATTCTGAATAAACCAGTTTTTAAGCAGGGGTGTT
This portion of the Plectropomus leopardus isolate mb unplaced genomic scaffold, YSFRI_Pleo_2.0 unplaced_scaffold11922, whole genome shotgun sequence genome encodes:
- the LOC121963627 gene encoding zinc finger FYVE domain-containing protein 9-like, whose product is TGSCFFIFSSALKASAGYLAKSSIVEDGLMVQITVETMAELRRSLREMKDYTVTCGRLDQSDSQELVCIQWVEEKCTVNKGVISPIDGKSMESISSTKMFQKSEYKENGKIIRWTEVFFLQRGDHPKGGASDSAEHDRLTERIARAFCLALCPHLKLLKEDGMAKLGLRVAFDSQEVGFVAGSNGQPLPAQYLNALDSVLIPVIHSRGRKRGDEPIVMELIFYILENIT